In Enterobacter cloacae, the following are encoded in one genomic region:
- a CDS encoding protein-tyrosine-phosphatase, whose translation MFNKILVVCVGNICRSPTAERLLKNYQPGLTVDSAGLGALVGKSADERATSVANGHNLSLDGHCARQVSGRMCREYDLILTMEKRHIHALCDIAPEMRGKVMLFGHWDNEREIPDPYRKSREAFEAVYTLLDQSARQWAQALKAQQG comes from the coding sequence ATGTTTAACAAAATTCTGGTGGTATGCGTGGGGAACATTTGCCGTTCCCCGACGGCGGAACGGTTGCTGAAAAATTATCAGCCCGGACTCACCGTTGACTCCGCAGGGCTTGGTGCGTTGGTCGGTAAAAGTGCCGATGAACGTGCCACCAGCGTTGCCAACGGTCACAACCTTTCCCTTGACGGGCACTGCGCCCGCCAGGTCTCCGGCCGGATGTGCCGGGAGTATGACCTGATCCTGACGATGGAAAAACGCCACATTCACGCGCTGTGCGACATCGCGCCGGAGATGCGCGGCAAGGTGATGCTGTTTGGTCACTGGGACAATGAACGTGAAATCCCCGATCCGTATCGCAAAAGTCGTGAGGCGTTTGAAGCGGTATACACCTTACTTGACCAGTCTGCCCGTCAGTGGGCGCAGGCACTGAAAGCTCAGCAGGGATAA
- a CDS encoding tyrosine-protein kinase codes for MTEKTKLSAAPTSGSDEIDIGRLVGTVVEAKWWVIGITAVFAAAAVVYTLFATPIYSADALMQIEQNTGSSLVQDIGSALANKPPASDAEIQLIQSRLVLGKTVHDLGLDISVTKNTFPVFGAGWDRLMGRSNDTVKVTDFVLPKGGADQTFTLTVLSPQQYQLTSDAGFSARGEVGQMLTKDGVSMMVSSIQAQEGGEFTVTKFSTLGMINNLQNNLTVTENGKDTGVLSMTFTGEDKDQIRDVLNSITRNYLEQNVERKSAEAAKSLAFLAKQLPEVRAHLDDAENKLNAYRQDKDSVDLPLEAKSVLDSMVNIDAQLNELTFKEAEISKLYTKRHPAYRTLLEKRQTLEEEKAKLNNRVTAMPKTQQEIVRLTRDVESGQQVYMQLLNKQQELKITEASTVGDVRIVDPAITQPGVLKPKKALIILGSIILGLMLSIVGVLLRSLFNRGIESPQALEENGISVYASIPLSEWQKSHDSVKTVKGVKRYKQSQLLAVGNPTDLAIEAVRSLRTSLHFAMMQAKNNVLMMTGVSPSIGKTFVCANLAAVVSQTNKRVLLIDCDMRKGYTHELLGTNNVNGLSEILLGKGEISESAKPTSIPKFDLIPRGQVPPNPSELLMSERFSQLVAWASKHYDLVLIDTPPILAVTDAAVVGRHAGTTLMVARYAVNTIKEVETSLSRFEQNGIEVKGVILNSIFRRASGYQDYGYYEYEYKSDSK; via the coding sequence ATGACAGAAAAAACAAAACTTTCTGCCGCCCCGACTTCGGGCAGTGATGAAATTGATATTGGTCGCCTGGTCGGCACCGTTGTAGAAGCGAAGTGGTGGGTGATTGGGATCACCGCCGTATTTGCCGCTGCGGCGGTTGTCTATACGCTGTTCGCGACGCCAATCTACAGCGCCGATGCGCTGATGCAGATTGAGCAGAACACCGGTAGCTCGCTGGTGCAGGACATTGGTTCCGCGCTGGCCAACAAGCCTCCGGCATCAGACGCCGAAATTCAGCTTATCCAGTCGCGTCTGGTACTCGGTAAAACGGTTCACGACCTGGGGCTGGATATTTCCGTCACCAAAAATACCTTCCCGGTATTTGGTGCGGGCTGGGATCGCCTGATGGGCCGCAGCAATGACACCGTGAAAGTGACGGATTTTGTGCTGCCGAAAGGGGGCGCGGATCAGACGTTTACCCTGACCGTGCTGAGCCCGCAACAGTATCAGTTGACCAGCGATGCGGGCTTTAGTGCGCGGGGTGAAGTGGGGCAGATGCTCACCAAAGACGGCGTCAGCATGATGGTGAGCAGCATTCAGGCGCAGGAAGGGGGTGAGTTTACGGTCACCAAATTTTCCACGCTGGGGATGATCAATAATCTGCAAAATAACCTGACCGTCACCGAAAATGGTAAGGACACCGGCGTTCTGAGCATGACCTTTACCGGTGAGGATAAAGATCAAATCCGCGACGTACTCAACAGCATTACCCGCAACTACCTTGAGCAGAACGTGGAGCGTAAATCGGCGGAAGCGGCAAAAAGCCTCGCCTTCCTGGCGAAACAGCTGCCAGAGGTGCGCGCTCATCTGGATGATGCAGAGAATAAACTGAATGCCTATCGTCAGGATAAAGATTCCGTTGATTTACCGCTGGAAGCAAAATCGGTTCTCGATTCAATGGTTAACATTGACGCACAGCTCAACGAACTGACCTTCAAAGAAGCCGAAATCTCCAAGCTCTACACCAAACGTCACCCGGCCTACCGCACGTTGCTGGAAAAACGCCAGACGCTGGAAGAAGAGAAGGCGAAGCTGAATAACCGCGTGACCGCGATGCCAAAGACGCAGCAGGAAATTGTGCGTCTGACCCGCGACGTGGAATCTGGTCAGCAGGTGTATATGCAATTGCTGAATAAACAGCAGGAGCTGAAAATCACCGAAGCCAGCACCGTCGGCGATGTGCGTATCGTTGACCCGGCAATTACCCAGCCTGGTGTGCTGAAGCCGAAGAAAGCGCTGATTATTCTCGGCAGCATTATTCTTGGCCTGATGCTTTCCATCGTCGGCGTATTGCTGCGCTCGCTGTTCAACCGTGGTATCGAAAGCCCACAGGCGCTGGAAGAGAATGGCATCAGCGTGTATGCCAGCATTCCTCTGTCCGAGTGGCAGAAATCGCATGACAGCGTCAAAACCGTGAAGGGCGTTAAGCGTTACAAACAGAGCCAGCTTCTGGCGGTGGGTAACCCAACTGACCTGGCGATTGAAGCGGTGCGCAGCCTGCGAACCAGCCTGCACTTTGCCATGATGCAGGCTAAAAATAACGTCCTGATGATGACCGGTGTAAGCCCGTCGATTGGTAAGACATTCGTCTGTGCCAACCTGGCGGCGGTGGTGAGCCAGACCAATAAACGCGTGCTGCTGATCGACTGCGATATGCGTAAGGGTTACACCCACGAGCTGCTGGGCACCAACAACGTCAACGGCTTGTCGGAAATCCTGCTCGGTAAAGGGGAGATTAGTGAAAGTGCTAAACCGACCTCGATCCCGAAATTTGACCTGATCCCGCGTGGACAGGTACCGCCTAACCCCTCTGAACTGCTGATGAGTGAGCGCTTTAGCCAACTGGTGGCGTGGGCGAGCAAACACTACGACCTGGTGCTGATTGATACACCGCCAATTCTGGCCGTCACCGATGCTGCCGTTGTGGGCCGCCATGCAGGTACCACGCTGATGGTGGCGCGCTATGCGGTGAACACCATCAAAGAGGTGGAAACCAGCCTGAGCCGTTTTGAACAGAACGGTATTGAGGTGAAAGGGGTGATCCTGAACTCCATCTTCCGTCGCGCGAGTGGTTATCAGGATTACGGGTACTACGAGTACGAATATAAATCGGACAGCAAATAA